The Bremerella alba genome includes a window with the following:
- a CDS encoding YciE/YciF ferroxidase family protein translates to MSMNSLADAFYDELRDIYHAEKQLLKALPKMAKKASSEDLANAFKEHLEETKQHVERAEKAFEETGKAARAKKCEAMAGLIEEASQEMKEDADPDVMDAMLIALAQKVEHYEIATYGTLCTWAKKLGYTSAHSLLGENLNDEEQADKKLTKLAKKKINAAAMA, encoded by the coding sequence ATGTCCATGAATAGTCTTGCAGACGCTTTCTACGATGAACTTCGTGATATCTATCATGCGGAAAAGCAGCTTCTCAAAGCACTTCCCAAGATGGCCAAGAAGGCTAGCAGCGAAGACCTTGCGAACGCGTTTAAAGAACACCTAGAGGAAACCAAGCAACACGTTGAGCGCGCGGAAAAAGCATTTGAAGAGACCGGCAAGGCCGCTCGTGCAAAGAAGTGCGAAGCGATGGCTGGCCTAATCGAAGAAGCTTCCCAAGAGATGAAGGAAGACGCCGATCCCGATGTGATGGACGCGATGCTGATCGCTTTGGCTCAGAAGGTCGAGCACTATGAAATTGCCACTTACGGAACGCTTTGCACCTGGGCTAAGAAACTCGGCTACACCAGTGCCCACTCGCTGCTTGGTGAAAACCTAAACGATGAGGAGCAAGCCGACAAAAAACTGACGAAGCTTGCCAAGAAGAAGATCAACGCCGCCGCGATGGCCTAG
- a CDS encoding TolC family protein: MKTQFHQAWMLVLIGTVIFTGCQPTQPFYFKESGDLSLYLDKATDIEYPDVDHSRLYEVDNTEAPFTISDPFEMDESRIWNLSLEEAVANSMKNSKAIRTAGGNAVFRVIPGTTLTSQAIPTNLTTRNDAIPTIYDPALVSSDPQFGVEAALSEFDAQLNANFNWDRVDRPQNFASGNPFFLSEFGQNLATANVELTKLAATGTQWSLRQNNTYDYNNRGSLLYPSSWLANVEMEARHPLLRGSGVQVNRVNVMLARIREDVSLADFETNVRNLVSDVEEAYWQLYFAYHNLEAAKTGRDSALVTWRRVHALMVNGAEGGEAEKEAQARQQYFEFRSRTEGALRDLYKAEGSLRYFMGLSATDGRLIRPTSEPTDAWVAFDWFEIHNEALSRTPELRRQSWRIKQREIEMITARNQLLPQLDAVALYRFLGLGDELISGNRDGKNFNEIDSKAWDVLTEGNYQEYTLGVEFSMPIGFRQELAGVRNVQLQIAREKAVMEDMELEVSHLLTDTIRDLDSNYSLVQTNLNRLIAADKEVDSVQAAYDAGTVTLDLLLDAQRRRSDAQIAYFQALIEYNIAIKDVHLRKGSLLDYNGVYLAEGPWPEKAYFDAKGHARRRSASHYVDYGYTRPGVISRGSVPQGSISHGHVEEGTIIYEGDAPVEGEMIGTPTPAKMPTSLDAVSLEPPTPTRVASKPAQSKSELDWNKLGLNELVSEVRQSKSVPQPTPATKPTSSRALKSVSHESGQNPTPAKTTATASGWQAAKR; encoded by the coding sequence ATGAAAACCCAGTTCCATCAAGCCTGGATGCTCGTGCTCATCGGCACGGTGATTTTCACCGGTTGTCAGCCGACTCAACCGTTTTACTTCAAAGAGTCAGGCGATTTGAGCCTTTACCTCGATAAGGCAACCGACATCGAATACCCCGATGTCGATCACAGCCGACTCTACGAGGTAGATAATACCGAAGCACCGTTCACGATCTCCGATCCATTTGAAATGGATGAGTCGCGAATCTGGAACCTCAGTCTTGAGGAAGCTGTCGCCAACTCGATGAAGAACAGCAAGGCGATACGCACCGCTGGTGGTAACGCTGTGTTCCGGGTTATTCCTGGCACCACGCTGACCTCCCAGGCAATTCCGACCAACCTGACGACGCGTAACGATGCCATCCCGACAATCTACGATCCGGCTCTTGTGTCATCCGATCCTCAATTCGGCGTCGAGGCCGCTTTGAGCGAATTCGATGCACAGTTGAACGCCAACTTCAACTGGGATCGCGTCGATCGACCTCAAAACTTTGCCAGCGGCAACCCGTTCTTTCTTTCCGAATTCGGACAGAACCTGGCAACCGCCAATGTCGAACTGACCAAACTTGCGGCAACCGGTACACAGTGGTCTTTGCGGCAGAACAACACCTACGATTACAACAACCGCGGTAGCTTGCTCTACCCGAGTTCGTGGTTGGCCAATGTAGAAATGGAAGCCCGTCATCCGCTGCTTCGCGGAAGTGGAGTCCAGGTCAACCGTGTCAACGTGATGTTGGCCCGTATCCGGGAAGACGTCAGCCTGGCCGACTTTGAAACCAACGTTCGTAACCTCGTTTCCGACGTGGAAGAAGCCTACTGGCAGCTTTACTTCGCCTACCACAACCTTGAGGCCGCCAAAACCGGTCGCGACAGTGCCCTGGTCACCTGGCGACGCGTTCACGCGTTGATGGTTAACGGTGCCGAAGGGGGTGAAGCCGAAAAGGAAGCCCAGGCTCGACAACAATACTTCGAGTTCCGCAGTCGCACCGAGGGTGCCTTGCGTGACCTGTACAAAGCTGAAGGCAGCCTTCGCTACTTCATGGGCCTGTCCGCCACCGATGGCCGCCTGATTCGTCCAACCTCCGAGCCTACCGACGCATGGGTAGCTTTCGACTGGTTCGAGATCCACAACGAAGCCCTGTCACGAACCCCGGAACTGCGTCGTCAGTCTTGGCGTATCAAACAGCGTGAGATTGAAATGATCACTGCTCGCAATCAACTCCTGCCACAATTGGATGCCGTCGCTCTGTATCGCTTCCTTGGCCTTGGTGACGAGTTGATCAGTGGAAACCGTGATGGCAAGAACTTCAACGAAATCGACAGTAAGGCCTGGGACGTGCTGACCGAAGGCAACTACCAGGAATATACGCTAGGCGTGGAATTCTCGATGCCGATTGGCTTCCGTCAAGAACTCGCCGGTGTGCGAAATGTCCAATTACAGATCGCTCGCGAGAAAGCGGTTATGGAAGATATGGAACTAGAAGTCTCCCACTTACTGACCGATACCATCCGCGACCTGGACTCAAACTACAGCTTGGTCCAGACAAACCTGAACCGTTTGATCGCCGCTGATAAGGAAGTCGACTCGGTACAAGCAGCCTACGACGCTGGAACCGTTACGCTCGACCTCTTGCTCGACGCCCAGCGACGTCGCAGCGATGCTCAGATCGCCTACTTCCAGGCCCTGATTGAATACAACATCGCGATCAAAGACGTTCACCTGCGAAAGGGTAGCCTGCTCGACTACAACGGCGTGTACCTTGCTGAAGGACCATGGCCAGAAAAAGCATACTTCGACGCTAAAGGCCATGCCCGACGCCGCTCGGCCAGCCACTACGTCGACTACGGCTACACCCGACCAGGTGTGATCAGCCGGGGCAGCGTGCCGCAAGGCAGCATCAGCCACGGTCACGTCGAAGAAGGCACAATTATCTACGAAGGAGATGCCCCTGTCGAAGGTGAAATGATCGGGACGCCAACCCCGGCCAAGATGCCTACCTCGCTCGACGCAGTCAGCCTAGAGCCACCTACCCCAACCCGGGTTGCCAGCAAACCAGCCCAATCGAAAAGCGAACTCGATTGGAATAAACTGGGACTGAACGAACTGGTTTCGGAAGTTCGCCAATCGAAAAGTGTCCCACAACCGACGCCAGCTACCAAGCCTACGTCGAGCCGGGCCCTAAAGTCGGTCTCACATGAATCTGGCCAAAATCCAACGCCTGCTAAAACTACTGCAACTGCTTCAGGGTGGCAGGCCGCAAAACGTTAA
- a CDS encoding helix-turn-helix transcriptional regulator gives MNLAKIQRLLKLLQLLQGGRPQNVNSMSDACGVSRRTIFRDLETLRAAGVPLAFDSNGQRFHIPETYFLAPTNLSSEEALSVMVLCHELGDGTGLPYYSSARRAATKLENSLPEHMKRQLREMSSSVEIKLNPVLQPEEAQSAYQSLVDASGHRQNVRIKYRSIFDGDVIQTKISPYKLLFSRHSWYVIGRSSIHRAVRTFKVNRIEQIETLDEPFEIPQNFQVDRFLRNAWHMIPEPGPDQQIIIRFDPLVAQNVAEVQWHKSQEIHWNEDGSIDFEVKVSGIREISWWILGYGSRAKVIQPESLKELIASHARKILENYNNPVPSHSQGEN, from the coding sequence ATGAATCTGGCCAAAATCCAACGCCTGCTAAAACTACTGCAACTGCTTCAGGGTGGCAGGCCGCAAAACGTTAACTCGATGTCCGATGCGTGCGGCGTGAGTCGTCGCACCATCTTTCGAGATCTGGAAACATTGCGAGCGGCCGGCGTGCCGCTCGCTTTCGATTCGAATGGGCAGCGTTTTCATATCCCGGAAACCTACTTCCTGGCCCCCACCAATCTCAGTTCGGAAGAAGCCCTCTCGGTTATGGTGCTTTGCCACGAACTGGGGGACGGCACGGGACTTCCCTATTATTCTTCGGCTCGCCGGGCAGCCACCAAGCTCGAGAACAGCCTTCCCGAACACATGAAGCGACAGCTTCGTGAGATGTCTAGCTCGGTTGAAATCAAGCTTAACCCCGTCCTTCAACCAGAAGAGGCCCAGTCGGCTTACCAATCACTGGTCGATGCTTCGGGGCATCGTCAGAACGTGCGAATCAAATATCGTAGTATCTTCGATGGCGACGTCATCCAGACCAAGATCTCCCCCTACAAGCTGCTCTTCAGCCGACACAGTTGGTACGTCATCGGCAGAAGTTCGATCCATCGCGCCGTGCGAACGTTCAAGGTCAACCGGATCGAGCAAATCGAAACACTCGACGAGCCCTTTGAGATCCCCCAGAATTTCCAGGTCGACCGCTTTCTCCGAAATGCCTGGCACATGATCCCCGAGCCTGGCCCCGATCAGCAGATCATCATCCGCTTCGATCCACTGGTCGCCCAGAATGTGGCCGAAGTTCAATGGCACAAGTCGCAAGAGATTCACTGGAACGAGGACGGCAGCATTGATTTCGAGGTGAAAGTCAGCGGCATTCGCGAGATCAGCTGGTGGATTTTAGGCTATGGCAGCCGCGCCAAGGTCATTCAGCCGGAATCCCTGAAAGAGTTGATCGCCAGCCATGCCCGCAAGATCCTCGAAAATTACAACAATCCAGTCCCCTCGCACTCGCAGGGAGAGAACTAG
- the tmk gene encoding dTMP kinase has translation MTNSQTIRPLFISFDGIDGAGKSTQRDLLTEWLTQQGHEVVLCRDPGTTEVGERVRDLLLHRKELDLHPRTEMLLYMAARAQLVDDVIRPAIASGKTVLCDRFLLANIAYQGYASGIELDDVRNVGKVTVDRVMPDLTILLDLPEDVAFPRLGKNLDRMEAKGVAFMHRVREGFLKESDIYPHVSVIDATQEIDTIQAAIREAVAERLKELAK, from the coding sequence ATGACCAATTCGCAAACAATTCGCCCCCTTTTCATCTCTTTCGATGGTATCGACGGGGCCGGGAAATCAACGCAGCGGGACTTATTGACCGAGTGGCTCACGCAACAGGGGCACGAAGTCGTCTTATGCCGCGACCCAGGCACCACGGAAGTTGGCGAGCGAGTTCGTGACCTTCTACTGCACCGCAAGGAACTCGACCTTCACCCGCGGACGGAAATGCTGCTGTACATGGCGGCTCGGGCTCAGTTAGTAGACGACGTCATTCGTCCCGCAATCGCATCCGGCAAAACGGTCCTGTGCGATCGTTTTCTGTTGGCCAACATCGCCTACCAAGGCTATGCATCCGGGATCGAGCTGGACGACGTGCGAAACGTGGGCAAAGTGACGGTCGATCGCGTGATGCCAGATCTGACGATCTTGCTCGACTTGCCTGAAGATGTCGCCTTCCCACGACTCGGCAAGAATCTGGATCGTATGGAGGCCAAGGGGGTCGCGTTCATGCATCGTGTGAGGGAAGGATTCCTTAAGGAGTCCGACATCTACCCACACGTCTCGGTCATCGACGCAACCCAGGAAATCGACACAATCCAGGCCGCCATTCGCGAGGCCGTTGCCGAGCGACTCAAGGAGTTAGCGAAATGA
- a CDS encoding DNA polymerase III subunit, whose translation MNWDDVLGHDRIREMFATALTKNRLASTFLFVGPASIGKRKLALMLAKTLLCQNVPAYHMRPCGNCEDCKQVDAQTHPDLLTVSKPKDKTRIPIELLIGDGQHRMESGLCHDIAMRPFRGQRKVAILDDADDLNQEGANCLLKTLEEPPVDSVIILISQSEQRQLPTIRSRSQIIRFAPLPDEIVSNLLLELQWVADKSEADKLAKQSKGSLARADQLRDEGLQGIAEVLLSTLAKRDFHSIQMAKDVSDYLTKMGDDAPKKREALSHLIELAADFYRNQLVYLTKLGTEEASTEPAIRSAVMAIPAGLDGVAACLERCAEAEIQLNANANIATLVEAWLDDLATASRTGFVETL comes from the coding sequence ATGAACTGGGACGACGTGCTAGGGCACGATCGCATCCGAGAGATGTTCGCGACGGCCCTTACCAAAAACCGTCTGGCTAGTACGTTTTTATTTGTCGGACCGGCCTCCATCGGCAAACGCAAATTAGCCTTGATGCTGGCCAAGACGCTACTTTGCCAAAATGTGCCGGCCTATCACATGCGTCCCTGTGGCAATTGCGAGGACTGCAAACAGGTCGATGCGCAGACACACCCCGACCTTCTGACGGTTTCTAAGCCGAAAGATAAGACCCGCATTCCGATTGAACTCTTGATTGGCGATGGGCAACATCGAATGGAGTCAGGCCTCTGCCACGACATCGCCATGCGGCCATTCCGGGGACAACGTAAAGTGGCCATCCTGGACGATGCCGACGACTTGAACCAGGAAGGAGCTAATTGCCTGCTGAAAACACTCGAAGAACCACCGGTCGATAGCGTGATCATCCTGATCAGCCAAAGCGAACAGCGGCAATTGCCCACCATTCGCTCCCGTAGCCAGATCATTCGCTTCGCGCCTCTGCCCGATGAAATCGTCTCGAATCTATTGCTAGAGCTACAATGGGTGGCCGACAAGTCTGAAGCTGACAAGCTTGCCAAGCAAAGCAAAGGAAGCCTGGCCCGGGCAGATCAACTACGCGACGAAGGTCTGCAGGGAATAGCGGAAGTCTTACTTTCGACGCTCGCGAAGCGTGATTTCCACAGCATTCAAATGGCCAAAGACGTTTCCGACTATCTCACCAAGATGGGAGACGACGCCCCCAAGAAACGCGAGGCACTGTCTCACCTGATTGAACTGGCCGCCGACTTCTATCGGAATCAACTAGTCTATCTGACGAAGCTGGGGACCGAAGAAGCATCGACTGAACCAGCGATTCGCTCGGCAGTCATGGCCATCCCTGCCGGCCTAGACGGAGTCGCGGCCTGTCTAGAGAGATGCGCCGAGGCAGAAATCCAGCTCAATGCAAACGCCAATATTGCCACTCTGGTCGAGGCCTGGCTGGACGACTTAGCCACGGCATCACGGACAGGCTTCGTGGAGACGCTCTAA
- the rpsI gene encoding 30S ribosomal protein S9 — translation MSTADPQTEDVQNEGTEAEATGVETTDVETTTTDTVEATPAPVLHIVKTDPKTGEHLGTGRRKSSVARVRIKAGSGKIVINDRELNEYFPHEQDQNAVMAPIRDSGYEGKIDVRILVTGGGPTGQSGACRMGLGRSLLSMDADVGHQLKDNGHLTRDSRMKERKKYGLHGARRGTQFSKR, via the coding sequence ATGTCGACTGCGGATCCTCAAACCGAAGACGTGCAAAACGAAGGCACCGAAGCTGAAGCCACTGGTGTAGAAACCACGGACGTAGAAACCACTACGACCGATACGGTAGAGGCCACGCCAGCGCCGGTTTTGCATATTGTAAAGACTGACCCCAAAACGGGCGAACATCTCGGCACCGGTCGTCGCAAGTCGAGTGTTGCTCGCGTCCGCATTAAAGCCGGCAGCGGCAAGATCGTCATCAACGATCGCGAACTGAACGAATACTTCCCGCACGAACAAGATCAGAACGCCGTCATGGCTCCGATCCGCGATAGCGGTTACGAGGGCAAGATTGACGTCCGTATTTTGGTTACCGGTGGTGGTCCAACTGGTCAGTCCGGTGCTTGCCGCATGGGCCTTGGTCGTTCGCTGTTGAGCATGGACGCAGACGTCGGGCACCAGTTGAAAGACAATGGTCACCTGACACGCGACAGCCGTATGAAGGAACGTAAGAAGTACGGTCTGCACGGTGCCCGTCGTGGTACTCAGTTCTCGAAGCGTTAA
- the rplM gene encoding 50S ribosomal protein L13 — protein sequence MTTKTFQAKTGQVEQKWWLVDGEDQIVGRLASDIAVRLMGKHRPIYTPHVDTGDFVIVVNAEKVKFTGSKWEKKRYTWYTGYTGQRSESAEERLEAHPDQILREAVRRMLPKNKLATKMLDKLKVFVGPEHNHQAQNPEKLEGLGQVRQKKRK from the coding sequence ATGACGACCAAAACTTTTCAAGCCAAAACAGGCCAAGTCGAGCAGAAATGGTGGCTCGTCGACGGCGAAGATCAAATCGTCGGGCGTTTGGCCAGCGACATCGCTGTGCGTCTGATGGGCAAGCATCGCCCGATCTATACTCCGCACGTTGATACCGGCGACTTCGTCATTGTTGTCAATGCTGAAAAGGTGAAATTCACCGGCAGCAAGTGGGAAAAGAAGCGTTACACCTGGTACACCGGCTACACAGGTCAGCGTAGCGAATCTGCGGAAGAACGATTGGAAGCCCATCCCGATCAAATTCTTCGTGAAGCAGTTCGCCGTATGCTTCCTAAAAACAAGCTTGCCACCAAGATGCTCGATAAACTGAAGGTCTTCGTAGGCCCCGAGCACAATCACCAAGCTCAAAACCCGGAAAAGCTGGAAGGCCTAGGTCAGGTCCGCCAGAAGAAGCGTAAGTAG